In Paraburkholderia youngii, the genomic stretch TGAGCAGCGCGGCCGCGTCGCGGCTGTACATCACGCGCTCGGCGCGACCAAGATCGGCGTCCGACACGGTTTTCATGAAGTAAAGGCCAAGCAGGATCGACACCGGCGCCGGGATCTCCGCACCCGACTCGAAGCGGCTCCCGCGCGACTGCGTGACGCCGAAGCGAGCCCAGAAACGACGCTGGCTCTCTTTTTTCTTCTTCCGGTAGGCAATGATCAGAACACGATCCACTGCCGAAGAGACCTCCGAGGGACGCGCCTGGAGGTGGGTTTGCGGTTGCCAGTGATTGTCGAGGAGTTCCATTTTGGACCCTTGTAGGTTGGGGGCGGATACGTGTGTGAATTTTGCGATACCCGATAAGCATCCACACCTATCCAGGTAGGTAGGTGGCGCAAAGATTCAGAATGCATAAGTTTTCCTGCGTATCTGGCAGTACCCGACACGCACAGGAGAACGTCATGCAAACCACGATCCGTATTGGACTCCGGCAGGAATTCGACAACGAACTGATCAACGAGATGTACCGGCTGCGCGCCCGGGTCTTTCACGGCCGGCTCGGCTGGGAAATTCCGACCATCGCGGGAATGGAGATAGACGGCTACGACGCGCTCGGGCCGTACTACATGCTGATTCAGGGCGAAGACGAACGGTTGCGCGGCTGTTGGCGACTGATGCCGACCGAAGGTCCGAACATGCTGAAAGACACCTTCCCGCAACTGCTGCATGGCGCGGCCGCGCCGGTCGGCCGACATATCTGGGAACTCAGCCGCTGGGCGATCGAAACCAACGGGGAGGAACAGTCTTTTGGTTTCACGGATATGACAATTCGCGCAATTCAGGAAGTGATGCGCTTCGCACAGCGCATGGGCATCACGCATTACGTCACGGTGACTACCACGCCGATCGAGCGCATGCTGCGCCGTGCCGGGCTCGATATCAGCCGGCTCGGGCCGCCGCTGCAGATCGGCGTCGAACGGGCCGTTGCGCTCGACGTCGCGGTAAGCGCGAAAACGCTGACCTCACTATTCGGGCCGGTCGCCGACGCGGCTTGAGCCGCGCCGGAGCGTGGCCGCACCGAAATCTCGACACCTTCACCCGCGCGCGCGGACTCAGGAACCGAACATCCGTTCCAGCGCGTTCTCGAGATGCGCGCGCATCGCGGCGCCCGCGGCCGCCGAGTCCTTGCGGCGGATCGCGTCGAGCACCGCCATGTGCTCGGCCTGCACCACCCGCTGCCGCTCCACCGTTTTGACCAGCGACAGATTGCGCGACAGGTTCATGCTGAACAGGATCTGTTCCTCGATGAACGACATCACCGTGATGAAAAACGGATTCTTCGACGCCCGCGCGACCGCCTGGTGGAACAGGAAGTCGTCCTTCGCGCCGATGCCCTGCGCCTCGATGATGCGCTCGAGCTCGTCCCACGCATGCTGGATCGCGGCGATGTCCTGGGCGTCGGCCTTCAGCGCTGCCTGCGCGGCCGCGCCCGCCTCGGTCACGATGCGAAACTCATAGCAGCGGCGGATATCGGACAGCGTTTCGAGCGGCGCGAAGCGGCGCACGTCCGGGTCGGGGCGCCGCGCGACGGTCGTTCCAGAGCCGTGCCGCGTCGAGATGATGCCGTCGGCCCGCAATCGCGCGAGCGCTTCGCGCACGGTCGGCCGGGACGTGGCGAAACGCTCCGCCAGCGCATGCTCGGTTGGCAACCGTTCGCCTTCCTTGTACTCGCCTTCGAGGATGCGGTTGAGAATGTCGCCGTAGATCTGGTCGGGTAAGCCCTTGGTTTTTCGATCGTTCATCAGCGGACTGGCCAGCTTGTCTGAATATGGCCTGATTGTAAGGCCAACCTTGTTCCAGCTTCAGCAAACTTATGCGGTTTGTAAGCATGCAAGGCCACTCGCGCGCGCCGCCGCGCCCGCCATTTCGTCCGCGCCCGGTCTGAATATTTGGCAAATGTTTGATTTACATCCTGGTCGAGTGCATCTTTTCCGGCAATCATCTAAGCTCCATTGGTATAAAAGATCAATAAAACCCCGCCGCGGCTAGCAATGTGGCAGACGCTTTTTTGACGTGGAGCCGATATGTACAAACGCATCCTTGTAGCGGTCGACGGCAGCAATACCTCGCGCCGTGCGTTCGAAGCGGCGCTCGAACTCGCCAAGTCGAATGGCGCTGTGCTGCGGCCGTTTTATGTCGTCGAAAATACGCCGATGTACTTCGAGGCGCCCGGCTACGACCCGTCGATCCTGCGCAACCGGCTGATCGAGGAAGGCCAGGAGCTGCGTGCGGAGTTTTCGAAAGTGATGGCCGAGCAAGGTGTGAAAGGCGACCCGGGGGTTTCCGAGGCTTCGTCGCTCGGCGATGTCGCCGAGATCGTGCTGCACGCCGCCGCCGAATTCAACGCAGACCTGCTCGTGATGGGCACGCACGGGCGGCGTGGCTTCCAGCGGCTGATTCTCGGCAGCGTCGCCGAACGCTGCGTGCGCCAGGCCACGCTGCCGGTTCTGCTGGTACCGTCCGCCGCGGGCGCCGACAAGCAACCCGTCTGACACGGTCATCATGCGCAAGACGGTGAGCCACGACGACATAAGCCGCGGCGGCTCACCTTCCCACCCTCGTCGGGGCAGCACCGTCGCCAGGAAAGCGAAGCAGCGAACGCGTCACTTTGCCACCCGTTGAGGGTCATAACGGGTGGGACAATTTCACCACTACCAATAATCAATCGCGCGCAGAACATGCTGAATCCTACCGCCGTGCCCCGTTCCTCGACCCGCTCCGCCGGCTCTGCCGCGAGCGGCAGTCGCGAGTCCATGGCGGGACGCGCCACCGCACGCACCGCCGCGCGCTGCTCCAGTTGTTCGATGCGTCAGATCTGCATGCCCCAGGGGCTGTCGGCGGAGGAGCTGCCGAAGCTCGAAACGCTGATCTGCTCGGCGCGCTCGGTGCCGCGCGGCGAAGCGCTGTATCTCAGCGGCGACCGCTTCGACAGCATCTACGCGCTGCGTTCCGGCTCGATGAAGACCGTGATGGTCCACCGCGACGGCCGCGAGCAGGTCACCGGCCTGCGTCTTGCGGGCGAGCCGCTCGGGCTCGACGGCATCAGCGCGGACATCCATGCGTGCAGCGCCGTCGCGCTGGAAGACAGCACAGTGTGCATCGTTCCATACAGTGCGCTGAAGCAGCTATGTCGCGAAATCGGTTCGATCCAGGAGCGCATGCACAAGCTGCTGGGTGCGCAGATCGTCAGCGAGGCCGCGCAGATGATGGTGCTCGGCTCGCTGTCCGCCGACGAACGCGTCGCCGCCTTCCTGCTGGACGTGTCGCAGCGCAATGCGCAGCGCGGCTACTCGTGGTCGGAATTCAACCTGCGCATGACGCGTGAGGACATGGGCAGCTACCTCGGCATGACGCTCGAAACGGTCAGCCGCACGCTGTCAAGATTTCAAAAGCGTGGCCTGATCGACACGCGGGGCAAGCATATTCACATCGTCGATCTCGAAGGCTTGCGGCAGGTCTGAGCGGCTGGCCGGGGCTGAACGGTCGCGCGGTTCGTCTTGGCACGCCGTCTGCAAGGGGGTAAAGTTTTCAGACCGCCCCCACGGCGACCGTGTTGCATGGAGACCCGGCCCCAATGAATCGCGACCCTGCCCCGCATCATCCGCTCGTGCAGCGCCTGCACGACGCGCGTCAAGTCACTGATGACCTGTTTGCAATCGTCAAACCCGACTACCTCTATGAACGGCCGATCCGCGAGCGTCACCGTGTCGTGTTCTATATCGGCCATCTCGAAGCGTTCGATCGCAATCTGTTCGACCAGCGTCTGTTCGATCTGCCGGCTTTCGCACCGGAACTCGACCAGCTGTTCGCATTCGGCATCGATCCGGTAGACGGCGGCTTTCCCACCGATCAGCCCAGCGATTGGCCGTCGCTCGACGCCGTGGGCGAGTATGCGATGCGCGCGCGCCGCCAGATCGACGCCGCGCTCGACGAACTCGGCAACCCGGTGGGCGATGAAGCGGCCGTGCAGTTGCTGAACGTCGCGATCGAGCATCGGTTGATGCACGCGGAAACGCTCGCGTACATGCTCCATCAGTTGCCGCTCGCGCAGAAAAACACCGCATTGCGCGAACCGGTGGTGACGCGCACGGAGCGGCGCGACGGGTTATCGTCGATGGTCCGCGTGCCCGCCGGCACGACCGTGCTCGGCATGCCGCGCGAGGCCGGCCGTTTCGGCTGGGACAATGAATTCGGCGAGATGGGCGTGGAGGTGCCCGCGTTCGAGATCGATCGATACATGGTCACGAACGGTGCGTTCCTCGAGTTCCTCGAAGACGGCGGTTATCGCGAGCCGAAGTGGTGGTCGCCGAAAGACTGGGCGTGGAAGGAAGCGGAGTGCATCGAGCATCCGGCCGGCTGGTCGCAACGCACGTCGGAAGACGGCCGCACCGCATGGACGCTGCGCACGATGTTCGACGACGTGCCGTTGCCGCTTGACTGGCCCGTCTACGTGAGCCACGCCGAAGCGAGCGCCTACGCGCGCTGGGCCGGCAAAGCCCTGCCGACAGAGGCGCAATGGCAACGCGCGGCGCACGGCGCGCCGCACGCGGCATCGGGGAATTTCGATTTCCGCAGCTGGGACCCACTGCCCGTCGATGCGCATCCGGACAACGTCAGCACGTTCGGTGCGGAAGGTCAGTTCGGCAACGGTTGGGAATGGACCTCGACGCTATTCGCAGCGCTGCCGGGGTTCGAAGCGTTTCCGTTCTATCCCGGCTATTCGGCCAACTTCTTCGATGGACAGCATTACGTGCTGAAGGGCGGCTCGGCGCGTACGGCGCTGTGCATGCTGCGGCCGGAATTTCGCAACTGGTTTCAGCCGCACTATCAGTATGTGTATGCGGGGTTTCGGTGTGTGCGGGGTTGATCTATAAAGCGATAGCTGACGCGAAATCTTGACTATCGCTTTACTGTCAACCCACTCATCTATCGGTTAGTTTGTTGTTTACGCTTCTATCTCCAATGTTCCCTCGACGCGCTCACGCACACAGTTTCTCGAGCGGCGTCGAAACCCACTGAAACAGGCGATCCGACGGGTCCAACCAACGTTGCCATCCACTGGACGGATAGAGCCGGAATCAGCCTCGCAGACCGCTCTGGGGTGGACGTGTCGGGAAAGTAGCATCAGCACGAGTAAGCCCTCGTTGCGATGAGGATGGTCCTCCTCACCAGTGAATAGGGCTTTGCGGATCACGTTGACGGCTCACGCTATACCAATGTCAGCAGGGCGTTATTCATTCCGAGCGCGGAACGCCCTTGTCAGTACTCGGCCTGTCTATCTCAGCGGGGTTGAAGCTAACGCGGATCTGCTCGCCTTCGTGCACAGCTAACGTTTAGCATAGGCCCGCTTCGGCGGGATTTTCGGTGCGGCAATGGTTTCGATCGGCCGCTCGACACCGTTGTCCCCGTCAGGTCTCAGTTGTTCGACTTGGATGCGCCATTCATGGACAATCTGGATCAGGATTCCTTGATCCAGTGTCCCCAATGTTCTTCGTCGAGATAAACCCGATGATTCCACTCCACCGTAATCCGGCTTTTTACCAACTGCTTTCCGACAGTTACGCCCGGCTAGTCGGTCACCGGCTGGTTCCGCACGTCATGTCCGTTATTGAAGCGACCGAATGGCTCTATGAACATGCCCCATTCGCGGTACTCGCGCACAATACCGATCCAGACCCGGTCTTTATTTACGGCAACAAGGCCGCACAGCGCCGCTTTGGATATAGCTGGAATGAAATCACCAGGTTGCCGTCCCGGCTTTCCGCCGAGGCCCCGAATCGTGAAGAACGGCAGCAATTCCTCGAACGCGTGCAGCGGCTCGGCTACGAGACGAACTACAGGGGCGTGCGTGTTACCAAGTCTGGCGAGCGCTTCATCATCGAGCAAGCCACACTGTGGCAGCTACTCGACGCGGACGGCACACTGCACGGCCAGGCGGTGGTCATCCCGCGCACGCGCGACATCTGATCGCGCGAAGAACTGTGTGGAATGCACGATCGTGTATGGCACGCCCGAATCGCGAATGAGTTTTTCCTGCACGATCTTGGCGCGCGGAAATAGCCGCTTTGCGAAAGCCGGTCGGTGCCAACGACAGAAGGCGCGACCTGATGCCGGACACCGGCCTCGATTTCCGCCGCGAACAGATTGCGGCCCGATGTTTCGAAGAAGGCCAAAACGGCGTTGTCCTTGAATTGGCGAGATCGACGACGACGTCGCACCCCTCGAGCGCCTCGCGCAGTCCTTTGGTGGTGAGCGTATTCACGCCGGTTGCCGGCGAAGCCGCGACGGCGGTATGACCGCGCTCGCGAAGATTCTTCACCACTTGCTGCCGATAAGTCTCGTACCGCCAATGACGATGATCTTCATGTAGTTTCTCCGTGCGATATTGCCTCTACAGATTTCCGCCGCGCGTGGCGCCATATTCGGCGTGCGCGGCGACGGCGGTCCATCCACGAGCGATCTTACGTACGCGCTGCTTCCTGCGGTAGGTCGTTGCCGGCAACCACATTGTTGCGTGCGGAACATCAATCAACAGGGCTTCGATTGTTGCCGTTCGGACAACACGGTGAACGCATTCGCGATACTACTGACGTTCGCCCGCCTAACTAAAATCGCTCACACCGCGGAAGTGGAGTTCTGGAAAAATCCGGACTTCAGCAAGACGGTGATGCCGGAATCGGTTCCTCCCGCCCTTCGCAAGGCTGCGCGTCATCACCTAGGCATTGCCCCGATCATCGTTATTTCTACAATACCCCATCCGAACAGAATGAAGGCAAAGTACTTACGCGCGCTTGTTGGGCCGGCCAAGAAAATAAATTGCTGGAAACCTCAAAAAACACGTAACCTATAAAGAACATGCCTGCGGCTAAACTCCCCGCCGCACATTTAGATCTTAATGCACTCATCGGAAAAGACATTTCGAGATGGAACTGATTCAGAAAATAGCATCGGCTTATAAGTCGGGCGGCACCCGAAACTTGCTAAGACGTGCCTTTAGTTACATTGATACTCGCGCTCGCTTGAAGCTCTTCAGTGCAGCGCCACCGTTTCTCGGAAAACCAAAGAATGATTCAGCCGTAAAGATTCTTGCGAAGCAGGCAGGGGACGAACAATCAATCGAGATGCTGATGTGGCTTGTTCCCAATCTCAATTCGCTGAAATCGGATGATCAGTTGACCATTGCGGTCCCAAACTACTGGAAAAAGGT encodes the following:
- a CDS encoding universal stress protein — translated: MYKRILVAVDGSNTSRRAFEAALELAKSNGAVLRPFYVVENTPMYFEAPGYDPSILRNRLIEEGQELRAEFSKVMAEQGVKGDPGVSEASSLGDVAEIVLHAAAEFNADLLVMGTHGRRGFQRLILGSVAERCVRQATLPVLLVPSAAGADKQPV
- a CDS encoding SUMF1/EgtB/PvdO family nonheme iron enzyme; the protein is MNRDPAPHHPLVQRLHDARQVTDDLFAIVKPDYLYERPIRERHRVVFYIGHLEAFDRNLFDQRLFDLPAFAPELDQLFAFGIDPVDGGFPTDQPSDWPSLDAVGEYAMRARRQIDAALDELGNPVGDEAAVQLLNVAIEHRLMHAETLAYMLHQLPLAQKNTALREPVVTRTERRDGLSSMVRVPAGTTVLGMPREAGRFGWDNEFGEMGVEVPAFEIDRYMVTNGAFLEFLEDGGYREPKWWSPKDWAWKEAECIEHPAGWSQRTSEDGRTAWTLRTMFDDVPLPLDWPVYVSHAEASAYARWAGKALPTEAQWQRAAHGAPHAASGNFDFRSWDPLPVDAHPDNVSTFGAEGQFGNGWEWTSTLFAALPGFEAFPFYPGYSANFFDGQHYVLKGGSARTALCMLRPEFRNWFQPHYQYVYAGFRCVRG
- a CDS encoding acyl-homoserine-lactone synthase encodes the protein MQTTIRIGLRQEFDNELINEMYRLRARVFHGRLGWEIPTIAGMEIDGYDALGPYYMLIQGEDERLRGCWRLMPTEGPNMLKDTFPQLLHGAAAPVGRHIWELSRWAIETNGEEQSFGFTDMTIRAIQEVMRFAQRMGITHYVTVTTTPIERMLRRAGLDISRLGPPLQIGVERAVALDVAVSAKTLTSLFGPVADAA
- a CDS encoding helix-turn-helix domain-containing protein, which gives rise to MRQICMPQGLSAEELPKLETLICSARSVPRGEALYLSGDRFDSIYALRSGSMKTVMVHRDGREQVTGLRLAGEPLGLDGISADIHACSAVALEDSTVCIVPYSALKQLCREIGSIQERMHKLLGAQIVSEAAQMMVLGSLSADERVAAFLLDVSQRNAQRGYSWSEFNLRMTREDMGSYLGMTLETVSRTLSRFQKRGLIDTRGKHIHIVDLEGLRQV
- a CDS encoding MEKHLA domain-containing protein — encoded protein: MIPLHRNPAFYQLLSDSYARLVGHRLVPHVMSVIEATEWLYEHAPFAVLAHNTDPDPVFIYGNKAAQRRFGYSWNEITRLPSRLSAEAPNREERQQFLERVQRLGYETNYRGVRVTKSGERFIIEQATLWQLLDADGTLHGQAVVIPRTRDI
- a CDS encoding FadR/GntR family transcriptional regulator — protein: MNDRKTKGLPDQIYGDILNRILEGEYKEGERLPTEHALAERFATSRPTVREALARLRADGIISTRHGSGTTVARRPDPDVRRFAPLETLSDIRRCYEFRIVTEAGAAAQAALKADAQDIAAIQHAWDELERIIEAQGIGAKDDFLFHQAVARASKNPFFITVMSFIEEQILFSMNLSRNLSLVKTVERQRVVQAEHMAVLDAIRRKDSAAAGAAMRAHLENALERMFGS